In Lusitaniella coriacea LEGE 07157, the genomic window GGTTGCTCGTAACTTTGCCCTCAATCTTTATCGCTCCAATGCGTTCTCCAATATGGCTCAGGCTCAACGCTTTTGTCAGTTCGGATTAGACACACTAAAGCTTCTATTTAGAATGAAATAGCCCTGAATAAAAAGCTTTTTTTCAAAGAGGAAGGGTTGCTACTAGTCGAACTTTATTTTTCCTTAAAAACATGGCTGAGTTCAAAAAATAAAATCATTGAAGACTTTCGTTATGAGTCTATGGATTTTGAAGAAGAGCATATACTCGAATTTATCGAAAGAAAGGATCGAACGTGGTACATTCATTCGGAATGGCAATTGTTCTCTGCTGAAAATCAGAGTTTATCTTTTATCGAAATAGAACAAGCTGCAAATTCATTTTTTCTCTCTATTGAGGAAGAAATTGAGAAAATATTTAACTTAAATATTCGACGGCTTACATGAATAGTTGAAATACAAACACCCTTTCTTTTTCAAGGTTTGTAGCTGTGAAGTCTCCTGGATATATATGATGATTCTCGAGGAAGCGAAGGAAAAAGCAATTGAATTCATCAATCGAATATTCGATCTCTCTGATTTACGCGATCGCGTAGACAACCTCTCTACAATTGGCTCTATATCGTCTAATCTTCTGTGATTAAACATGAAACTTTTCTAAAATTGCGAGTCACTTTATAGTTTATATTGTCTAGAAATTACGCGATCGCGCAATTTCAATCGATTCTAAAACTTTTGACTGATAACCGATCGCTGAAGTGAGATTCTCTTGCTTTGTCCAAGAAGCCCGCGCTATACTCATCAGGGTTTACCAAAAGACGCAATCCCAAAGGGCAGCACGCGCAGCAGCAATTAACACGACAATAATGGGCAAACAGCGAGTTCTATCAGGCGTTCAACCCACCGGAAATCTCCACCTGGGTAACTATTTAGGAGCCATTCGCAACTGGGTTGAGGTACAAAAAAACTACGACAATTACTTTTGCGTCGTCGATCTCCACGCCATCACCGTCCCCCACGATCGCGATCTTCTCGCCGCAGATACTTATAAAATTGCCGCTTTATACTTAGCCTGCGGCATCGACTTAGAATATTCCACCATTTTCGTACAATCCCACATCTCCGCACACAGCGAACTCACCTGGTTACTCAACTGCATCACTCCTCTCAATTGGCTAGAACGGATGATTCAGTTTAAAGAAAAAGCCCTCAAACAAGGGGAAAATGTCAGCGTAGGACTACTCGATTACCCAGTGCTGATGGCGGCGGATATTTTGCTCTACGACGCAGATAGAGTTCCCGTTGGCGAAGATCAAAAGCAACACATCGAACTGACTCGCGATATCGTCCTGCGCATCAACGACCAATTTGGCACCCCAGAACAACCTGTCCTCAAACTTCCCGAACCGCTCATTCGCACAGAAGGCGCGCGGGTAATGAGTTTGACCGATGGAACAAAGAAAATGTCCAAGTCAGATCCTTCAGAGATGAGTCGGATTAGTTTGCTCGATCCTCCTGAAGTCATTACCAAGAAAATTAAGCGCTGCAAAACTGACCCCATTAAAGGTTTAGAATTTGATAACCCAGAACGC contains:
- a CDS encoding DUF7878 domain-containing protein, with the protein product MNKKLFFKEEGLLLVELYFSLKTWLSSKNKIIEDFRYESMDFEEEHILEFIERKDRTWYIHSEWQLFSAENQSLSFIEIEQAANSFFLSIEEEIEKIFNLNIRRLT
- the trpS gene encoding tryptophan--tRNA ligase; translated protein: MGKQRVLSGVQPTGNLHLGNYLGAIRNWVEVQKNYDNYFCVVDLHAITVPHDRDLLAADTYKIAALYLACGIDLEYSTIFVQSHISAHSELTWLLNCITPLNWLERMIQFKEKALKQGENVSVGLLDYPVLMAADILLYDADRVPVGEDQKQHIELTRDIVLRINDQFGTPEQPVLKLPEPLIRTEGARVMSLTDGTKKMSKSDPSEMSRISLLDPPEVITKKIKRCKTDPIKGLEFDNPERPECNNLLTLYMLLSSKTKEEVARDCGEMGWGQFKPLLAETTVETLEPIQEKYKKIITDKGYIESVLKEGRIKAEASAHQVLARVKTALGFSVPL